In one window of Candidatus Methylomirabilis sp. DNA:
- a CDS encoding SMC-Scp complex subunit ScpB, translating to YGTTRAFLEYFGFQDLSELPTLGEIDALVASPLASRPPADDPSGERESADAAARPATGAAPAPPAPPPSAGASEGRG from the coding sequence TACGGCACCACCAGGGCCTTCCTGGAATACTTCGGCTTCCAGGACCTCTCGGAGCTTCCCACCCTGGGGGAGATCGACGCCCTGGTCGCCTCTCCCCTGGCCTCTCGGCCGCCGGCGGACGACCCTTCGGGGGAGCGGGAGTCGGCGGATGCCGCGGCTCGCCCCGCGACGGGCGCGGCGCCTGCGCCTCCGGCTCCCCCCCCCTCCGCCGGAGCCTCGGAGGGGAGGGGGTGA